A genomic region of Oncorhynchus mykiss isolate Arlee chromosome 2, USDA_OmykA_1.1, whole genome shotgun sequence contains the following coding sequences:
- the arpin gene encoding arpin (The RefSeq protein has 4 substitutions compared to this genomic sequence), protein MSRIYNNTSLQNKPVHNEKIEHAWAPSSYQSGLGVILEGKLVDVSRHVITDVNNRKDRFYVLYIKPSRIHQRKFDAKGMEIEPNFSDTKKVNTGYLMSSFKVEAKGETDCLAEVQLENLVTKEDLVKVTGKHCLSGTYAFWYPEGEMSKTELETGQDIRLKTKGDGPFIFSLAKVDGGTVTKCNFAGDKEAGASWTDKIMSNKSDASSATKSGGHGEGAGEEEWDE, encoded by the exons ATGAGCCGAATTTATAACAATACGTCCTTGCAGAATAAACCTGTTCATAATGAAAAGATTGAGCACGCGTGGGCCCCCTCCTCATATCAGAG TGGTCTGGGTGTCATATTAGAGGGAAAGTTGGTTGATGTCTCACGCCATGTTATCACTGACGTCAACAATCAGAAG GACCGTTTCTATGTCCTATACATCAAACCTAGTCGAATCCACCAAAGGAAATTTGATGCTAAAGGAATGGAAATTGAACCAAACTTCAGTGATACCAAAAAGGTCAACACTGGTTATCTCATGTCATCATTCA AGGTGGAGGCTAAAGGAGAGACTGATTGCCTCACTGAGGTCCAGCTGGAAAACCTAGTGACCAAGGAGGATCTGGTTAAAGTGACAGGGAAACACTGTCTAAGTGGGACCTATGCTTTCTGGTACCCAGAGGGAGAGATGAGCAAGACTGAACTAGAAACAGGCCAGGACATTCGACTGAAAACCAAAGGCGATGGCCCATTTATTT TTTCCTTGGCCAAAGTCGATGGAGGCACAGTGACCAAATGCAATTTTGCCGGAGACAAAGAAGCAGGAGCATCGTGGACAGACAAAATAATGTCCAACAAATCCGATGCCAGCAGTGCAACGAAGTCTGAAGGCCATGGCGAGGGAGCAGATGAGGAGGAATGG GATGAATGA
- the anpepa gene encoding alanyl (membrane) aminopeptidase a yields the protein MAIGIYISKVLAIATVVMTVSSIGGIITMMIVYETERIKINPTPPPTPNATILYPTGPPPNLRLPGNLIPERYEIVLQPRLYTFINNATNQSLIFTGNSTVYFRCVEKTKTIFLHSKQNVTDVTVKDLDNKKTINVKNTILYNNESNFLEIRLEGVLEEDGNYSLFTAFEGELLDDLAGFYMSSYKKEPGTKDDTKTLVGNETIVDLDERFIATSQMQPTDARKVFPCFDEPAMKAEFKVTIIHRFGTHALANEKATGTTLVDIDGEYWEVTRFQTTKKMSTYLLAFTVSDFDSIVSNHERVDIKTYARPEAIKAGHAKYAADITGNILAFYESKEVFGMIYPLSKLDQIALPDFSAGAMENWGLVTYRETALLYEEGVSSTSNKEWIATVIAHELAHQWFGNLVTMKWWNDLWLNEGFATYISYMGVDHIEPKWNIKDMIVLNDIQTVFQVDSLASSHPLSSNEDDVQTPSDITELFDSITYSKGAAVLRMLSDYLKDKVFMDGLKKYLQAFQYSNAVHKDLWEYLQKAVDNDGSHIKVAEVMATWTMQMGYPVITINTTTGDVSQEHFLLIQPSDYNYTWHVPIKVMKEGLAPTALPTQVLAVPKERKSAFKSDDGKWVLANINCMGYFRVNYDPANWDRLLSQLETNIHEIPLINRGQLIDDAFNLARAKHINVTLALRTTKYLRNDTEYIPWESALRNLDYFILMFDRSEVFGPMQAYMRKQVGGLYQHFENFTTVPEDPSEQYNQINAISVACSNDIEDCQEMAKKLFDNWMTNKTSNPIQPNLKATIYCQAIAAGGEKEWEFAWGKFQNATTASEKDKLRFALSCTRKIWLLNRYLEYTLNPDKIRKMDAISTINYIARNVAGQAIAWNFVRAHWNYISLEYGGGIMSFGRLIEGVTQRFSTDFELQELRQFQSDYNEEELGSASRALEQAIERTQANIKWVKENKQTVLEWFRKESSESS from the exons ATGGCCATAGGAATATATATCTCAAAGGTACTGGCCATAGCCACAGTGGTAATGACCGTCTCATCTATTGGAGGAATAATTACAATGATGATTGTGTATGAGACCGAAAGAATCAAGATAAATcctacaccaccaccaacacctaATGCTACTATTCTGTATCCAACTGGACCACCACCCAACCTGAGACTCCCTGGAAACCTCATTCCAGAGAGATATGAAATCGTCCTACAGCCTCGCCTCTACACCTTTATAAACAACGCTACCAACCAATCTCTCATCTTCACTGGAAACTCCACTGTGTATTTTAGATGTGTGGAGAAAACCAAAACGATCTTCCTTCACAGTAAACAGAATGTGACTGATGTAACAGTGAAAGATCTTGACAATAAAAAGACCATCAACGTTAAGAACACCATACTGTATAATAATGAAAGCAACTTCTTAGAGATTCGACTGGAAGGTGTTTTGGAGGAAGATGGGAACTACAGTCTCTTTACTGCATTTGAGGGAGAGCTCCTTGATGATCTGGCTGGTTTTTACATGAGTTCATACAAAAAAGAACCAGGCACAAAGGATGACACTAAAAC GTTGGTCGGGAATGAAACTATTGTCGACCTTGACGAAAG ATTCATTGCTACTAGCCAAATGCAGCCAACAGATGCCAGGAAAGTATTTCCTTGTTTCGATGAGCCAGCCATGAAGGCTGAATTTAAAGTCACTATCATCCATAGGTTTGGCACTCACGCACTAGCAAATGAGAAAGCCACAG GTACAACCCTTGTGGATATCGATGGAGAGTACTGGGAAGTCACTCGCTTTCAAACGACTAAGAAAATGTCAACATACCTCTTAGCTTTCACAGTATCTGATTTTGATTCCATAGTTTCTAATCATGAAAGAGTTGACATTAAG ACATATGCTAGACCGGAGGCCATAAAAGCTGGACATGCAAAATATGCTGCAGATATCACTGGAAATATACTGGCGTTCTATGAGAGTAAAGAAGTATTTGGCATGATTTATCCTTTGAGCAAGCTAG ATCAGATTGCTCTACCAGACTTCAGTGCAGGTGCCATGGAGAATTGGGGCTTGGTAACATATCGTGAGACAGCTCTGCTATatgaggaaggagtgtcttccACATCAAACAAAGAGTGGATTGCTACAGTTATTGCACATGAGCTTGCCCATCAG tggttTGGAAACCTGGTGACAATGAAATGGTGGAATGACCTGTGGCTGAATGAGGGATTTGCAACATATATATCCTATATGGGAGTGGATCACATTGAGCCAAAATGGAACATA AAAGATATGATTGTTCTAAATGACATCCAGACTGTGTTTCAAGTGGATTCGTTGGCCTCATCCCATCCTCTAAGCTCTAATGAGGACGATGTTCAAACTCCTAGTGACATCACTGAGCTTTTTGATTCCATCACCTACAGCAAG GGGGCAGCTGTGCTGAGAATGCTTTCAGATTATCTGAAGGATAAGGTGTTTATGGATGGTCTAAAA AAATACCTTCAGGCTTTCCAGTATAGTAATGCTGTACACAAGGACCTGTGGGAATATTTACAGAAG GCGGTGGACAACGACGGCAGCCACATTAAAGTTGCTGAAGTCATGGCAACTTGGACAATGCAAATGGGCTACCCAGTcatcaccatcaacaccaccactgGGGACGTTTCTCAAGAACATTTCCTCCTAATTCAACCATCTGACTACAA TTATACATGGCATGTCCCAATCAAAGTGATGAAGGAAGGTTTAGCTCCCACAGCACTACCTACACAAGTACTGGCTGTTCCTAAAG AGCGGAAGTCAGCGTTCAAGTCTGATGATGGCAAGTGGGTGCTTGCCAACATAAACTGTATGGGATATTTCAGAGTCAACTACGATCCAGCAAATTGGGATAGACTGCTCTCTCAGCTGGAAACTAATATTCAT GAAATTCCACTCATCAACCGGGGACAGCTTATTGATGATGCATTCAACCTGGCAAG GGCCAAACATATCAATGTGACACTGGCTCTGAGAACTACCAAGTACCTCCGGAATGACACAGAGTACATACCATGGGAATCAGCACTGAGAAACCTGGACTATTTCATTCTCATGTTTGATCGCTCTGAGGTCTTTGGCCCAATGCAG GCATACATGCGAAAGCAAGTTGGTGGCCTTTATCAACATTTTGAAAATTTCACCACAGTCCCCGAGGATCCTTCTGAACA GTACAACCAGATTAACGCCATCTCAGTCGCATGCAGCAATGACATTGAAGACTGCCAAGAAATGGCAAAAAAGCTCTTTGACAACTGGATGACAAACAAAACCAGCAATCC CATACAACCCAACCTGAAGGCCACCATCTACTGCCAAGCTATAGCTGctgggggagagaaggaatgGGAATTTGCTTGGGGCAAGTTCCAGAATGCCACCACAGCATCAGAGAAAGACAAATTAAGATTTGCCCTCTCATGCACCAGGAAGATCTGGCTCCTGAACAG ATACCTTGAGTACACTTTGAACCCTGACAAGATAAGAAAAATGGATGCCATTTCTACCATCAACTACATAGCCAGGAATGTGGCAGGGCAAGCAATAGCCTGGAATTTTGTCCGCGCCCACTGGAACTACATCAGCTTGGA GTACGGAGGAGGTATCATGTCATTTGGCCGCCTGATTGAGGGAGTGACGCAGAGATTTTCCACGGACTTTGAGCTCCAAGAG CTGAGGCAGTTCCAGAGCGACTATAATGAAGAGGAATTGGGTTCTGCGAGCAGGGCCCTAGAGCAAGCCATTGAGAGAACCCAGGCCAACATTAAATGGGTGAAGGAAAACAAGCAGACTGTTCTGGAGTGGTTTAGAAAAGAATCAAGTGAGAGCAGCTGA
- the si:dkey-12e7.1 gene encoding LOW QUALITY PROTEIN: uncharacterized protein si:dkey-12e7.1 (The sequence of the model RefSeq protein was modified relative to this genomic sequence to represent the inferred CDS: inserted 1 base in 1 codon; deleted 1 base in 1 codon; substituted 5 bases at 5 genomic stop codons), which yields MSPRKKLVPVSRRIMAKAGDDFFPFNLLPVECQLPVLSFXEVDKCNSALVCFSWSCLVRSGKLWRVADFSHHRVLNLRQEGLLVSNREFELWKAWFHHYTHHLISCGASLLTLKASFDLGDQCNKWGELLSDLLKNVHCRDLRQLELNXTFTLLEPLDLRVGSISHHNNITKITMDQFTNFQVLLGKLSHSCPRITXMRLHFDWSETSVSLLTQFQHLRVLELKYFWVFKRMSPSTLXILTKSLPNLKSLTLHILVPLRNLDISYMLESMSLEFLDVSPSRGLVFSSLNLPALWELRAKNIARGITLRQTRLRIQSRWRLYQVLREGTTKLQALNNERLLPDWRGQSSKXLSSILQQSCYCLQHLDSXLW from the exons ATGTCCCCAAGGAAGAAGCTTGTTCCTGTCAGTAGAAGAATAATGGCCAAAGCAGGGGACGACTTCTTCCCTTTCAATCTTCTGCCGGTGGAATGCCAGCTCCCTGTGCTTTCCT CTGAGGTTGACAAGTGCAATTCTGCGCTTGTATGCTTCAGTTGGAGTTGCCTTGTGCGATCAGGGAAGCTTTGGAGAGTGGCAGACTTTTCTCACCATAGAGTGCTCAACCTTAGACAGGAAGGACTGCTGGTGTCCAACAGAGAG TTTGAGCTTTGGAAGGCATGGTTTCACCACTACACCCACCACCTCATATCCTGTGGTGCAAGCCTACTCACCCTAAAAGCCAGCTTTGACCTGGGGGACCAATGCAACAAGTGGGGGGAGCTTCTCTCTGACCTTCTAAAAAATGTCCACTGCAGGGATCTCCGCCAACTGGAATTGAACTAGACATTCACACTACTGGAGCCACTGGACCTGCGGGTTGGCTCCATTTCCCACCACAACAACATTACCAAGATCACGATGGACCAGTTCACTAACTTTCAGGTACTACTGGGCAAACTGTCCCACAGCTGCCCTCGGATCACCTAGATGCGCCTGCACTTTGACTGGTCTGAGACATCAGTGTCACTCCTCACTCAGTTCCAGCACCTCCGTGTCCTTGAGCTCAAGTACTTTTGGGTCTTCAAAAGGATGAGCCCAAGCACTTTGTAGATCCTGACCAAGTCACTGCCTAACCTTAAGTCCCTGACATTGCATATCCTTGTGCCTCTCAGAAACCTTGACATATCTTACATGCTGGAGTCCATGTCTCTAGAGTTCCTGGATGTATCACCTAGTCGTGGTCTAGTCTTCTCCAGTCTTAATCTGCCAGCATTATGGGAGCTAAGGGCCAAAAATATTGCCCGTGGCATTACTTTACGTCAAACCAGGCTTAGGATACAGAGCAGGTGGCGTCTGTACCAGGTACTAAGAGAGGGGACCACCAAGCTACAGGCCCTCAACAATGAGCGACTGCTTCCTGATTGGAGAGGGCAGAGTTCCAAATAACTATCCTCTATCCTCCAGCAGTCCTGTTATTGCCTCCAACACCTGGACAGTTGACTCTGGTAA
- the kmt5b gene encoding histone-lysine N-methyltransferase KMT5B — protein MGESKNMVLNGRRHCSRFSSDRSITSARSLRQSKGSLRSRRCSQRVISSTLEAERRHTPSSGMTPKELCENDDLTTSLILDPYLGFQTHKMNSRFRPIKDRQGHLKEVLECFKKHDNLEKAFHALTAGDWSRPHFHHKTKAQGKLFKEHVFVYLRMFATNSGFEILPCNRYSSEQNGAKIVATKEWKTNDKMEYLVGCIAELSHHEESILLRHGENDFSVMYSTRKNCAQLWLGPAAFINHDCRPNCKFVSTGRDTACVKVLRDIEPGEEISCYYGDGFFGENNELCECYTCERRSAGAFKPKTGQSTATPIINSMYGLRETDKRLHRLKKLEDSKCSDSQLDGSNMDPDSQENRDTHSSVGRTACSSVTRLSDAQALSRQTLSKMPMPTSSFNQRHSKNSNVQERRNSKSVKPLHKLGRRCQVTAHRFPIEVEAMGLCLKDPTELVSNRVSRKSVMDKQGPMQVVGTRGCLVHYTVKEHIQNSMKDGSRCPDGLACTHRTRSSTRASVGTQGSDNIKLEPNCGVVSKTKPTDLRDYVTDGHWIISPSLDIKCPSETCPRQRQMINQEEQHSFRPASLLQEEVPGLHHAARTPDIAECRKELQCLPDCCSTHDNLSKGDQLLHLGKGKKKQQITRYDSQLILANNSSGIPKLTLRRRRDSGSSRIESDPVKSSSSTKTSMKFGKSHHRAKTKRSSYAARWSNGTFSPVEHIHSSKHGLGPVEHIRSSKHGLSPVEHIPSSKHGLSPVEHICSSKHGFSPVDHIHSSKHGLSPVEHICSSKHGLSPVDHIHSSKHGLSPVEHICSSKHGLSPVEHICSSKHGFSPVDHIHSSKHGFSPVDHIHSSKHGFSPVEHIRSSKHGLSPVEHICSSKHGFSPVEHIHSSKHGLSPVEHIRSSKHGFSPVEHIRSSKLKIHLQHEWDSRRLSQYCHGSGPFTGIVEREAGEVFGPTVATFGMHDDTEEDSSSSEEEDEDASDHEEFDDFIPLPPTKRLRLIVGKDSIDIDIASRRRENQSRTVNP, from the exons ATGGGGGAATCCAAGAACATGGTGTTGAATGGCAGGCGGCATTGCAGCAGATTCTCCAGTGATCGATCCATAACCTCGGCCAGGTCCCTGCGTCAGAGCAAGGGCTCCTTAAGAAGTAGGAGATGTAGTCAAC GTGTCATCAGTTCTACCCTTGAGGCAGAGAGACGTCATACCCCGTCGTCAGGTATGACTCCAAAGGAACTCTGTGAGAATGATGACTTGACTACAAGTCTTATTCTGGACCCCTACCTCGGCTTCCAGACCCATAAGATGAATAGCAG GTTTCGACCCATCAAGGACCGACAAGGACATTTGAAGGAGGTGCTAGAGTGCTTTAAAAAACATGATAACCTCGAGAAGGCCTTCCATGCCTTGACTGCTGGGGACTGGTCAAGACCCCACTTTCACCACAAGACGAAGGCTCAGGGCAAACTCTTCAAAGAGCAT GTTTTTGTTTACCTACGAATGTTTGCAACTAACAGTGGGTTTGAAATACTTCCCTGCAATCGTTATTCCTCTGAGCAGAATGGAGCCAAAATTGTAGCAACAAAAGAGTG GAAAACCAATGATAAGATGGAATACCTGGTGGGCTGCATTGCTGAGCTATCACACCATGAGGAAAGCATTTTACTGCGACATGGTGAAAATGACTTCAGTGTGATGTACTCCACCCGCAAGAACTGTGCTCAACTGTGGCTGGGACCTGCAGCCTTCATCAACCATG ATTGCAGGCCAAATTGCAAG TTTGTTTCCACTGGGCGAGATACAGCATGTGTCAAGGTTCTGAGGGATATTGAACCTGGGGAAGAAAtctcctgttactatggagatgGCTTCTTTGGGGAAAATAATGAACTCTGTGAATGTTACACCTGTGAAAG ACGCAGTGCTGGTGCTTTCAAACCGAAGACTGGGCAGTCTACGGCCACTCCTATTATCAACAGCATGTAtggcctgagagagacagacaaacggCTCCATCGACTTAAGAAATTAGAAGACAGCAAATGCTCTGACAGTCAGTTGGACGGCTCTAATATGGATCCAGACTCTCAGGAAAATCGTGACACACATTCAT CAGTAGGGAGGACAGCCTGCTCCAGTGTGACCAGGCTCAGTGACGCACAAGCCCTAAGCAGGCAAACTCTGTCCAAAATGCCTATGCCTACCTCATCATTCAATCAAAGACACTCAAAGAACTCCAACGTGCAAGAGAGACGAAACTCAAAGTCCGTAAAGCCTTTACACAAGCTAGGAAGAAGGTGTCAGGTAACTGCTCACAGGTTCCCCATTGAGGTGGAAGCTATGGGTTTGTGCCTTAAGGACCCCACAGAATTAGTCAGTAACAGGGTCTCGCGAAAGAGTGTGATGGATAAGCAAGGACCCATGCAAGTGGTGGGAACAAGGGGTTGTCTTGTGCACTACACTGTGAAGGAACACATTCAGAACTCAATGAAAGATGGTAGTAGGTGCCCTGATGGTTTAGCTTGCACTCACAGAACTCGCAGTTCAACCAGAGCATCAGTTGGCACACAGGGGTCTGACAACATTAAACTTGAACCAAACTGTGGTGTGGTTAGTAAGACCAAGCCTACAGACCTCAGAGATTATGTCACAGATGGTCACTGGATAATCAGCCCAAGCCTGGATATCAAGTGTCCAAGTGAGACCTGTCCCAGACAGAGGCAAATGATAAATCAGGAGGAGCAGCACTCTTTCAGACCAGCATCCCTTCTCCAGGAGGAGGTTCCAGGCCTGCACCATGCAGCCCGTACCCCAGACATAGCTGAATGCAGGAAAGAGTTGCAATGCCTGCCTGATTGTTGTAGTACTCACGACAATCTGTCTAAGGGAGACCAGCTTCTCCACCTTGGCAAGGGGAAGAAGAAACAGCAGATTACGCGCTATGATTCCCAGCTGATCCTAGCCAACAACAGCTCAGGCATTCCCAAATTAACCCTGCGGAGACGAAGGGACAGCGGCAGCAGTAGGATTGAGTCTGACCCTGTCAAGTCCTCCAGCTCCACAAAGACCAGCATGAAATTTGGGAAGAGCCATCACCGTGCAAAGACCAAAAGGAGCTCTTATGCAGCCAGATGGAGTAATGGGACTTTCAGTCCTGTGGAACACATccattcctccaaacatggcCTCGGTCCTGTGGAACACATCCGCTCCTCCAAACATGGCCTCAGTCCTGTGGAACACATCCCCTCCTCCAAACATGGCCTCAGTCCTGTGGAACACATCTGCTCCTCCAAACATGGCTTCAGTCCTGTGGACCACATccattcctccaaacatggcCTCAGTCCTGTGGAACACATCTGCTCCTCCAAACATGGCCTCAGTCCTGTGGACCACATccattcctccaaacatggcCTCAGTCCTGTGGAACACATCTGCTCCTCCAAACATGGCCTCAGTCCTGTGGAACACATCTGCTCCTCCAAACATGGCTTCAGTCCTGTGGACCACATccattcctccaaacatggcTTCAGTCCTGTGGACCACATTCACTCCTCAAAACATGGCTTCAGTCCTGTGGAACACATTCGCTCCTCCAAACATGGCCTCAGTCCTGTGGAACACATCTGCTCCTCCAAACATGGCTTCAGTCCTGTGGAACACATccattcctccaaacatggcCTCAGTCCTGTGGAACACATTCGCTCCTCCAAACATGGCTTCAGTCCTGTGGAACACATTCGCTCTTCCAAACTGAAGATTCACCTGCAGCATGAGTGGGACAGCAGGAGGCTAAGCCAGTATTGCCATGGTAGTGGGCCCTTCACAGGTATagtagagagggaggcaggggaggtCTTTGGGCCCACAGTAGCAACATTTGGAATGCACGATGACACAGAGGAAGACTCGTCCTCTTCagaagaagaggatgaagatgcATCTGACCATGAAGAGTTTGACGATTTTATTCCACTTCCACCAACAAAACGCCTCCGGCTCATTGTTGGTAAAGACTCTATAGATATTGATATCGCATCAAGGAGACGTGAAAATCAGTCACGAACAGTCAATCCATAA